One segment of Desulfatibacillum aliphaticivorans DSM 15576 DNA contains the following:
- a CDS encoding branched-chain amino acid ABC transporter permease produces MTEFLQIMLNGVAAGSGYALMGIAMVIIYKTSEVVNFAQGEMALASVFFTYMILRNYGVPFVYAMPLAALFAVFVGCVLEFAVLRRARRQTTLGMIIVTIGLEMILMGLVSWKFGADHKVMPFPITEFESIWLGGFYVTTLEAVTFSVVWAVMLGLFVFYRYTRLGLIMKATQQNRSAAKLMGVRTNRVLMFTWGLSSLVGCIAGLLLAPRSMEPFMMWDPMLKGFAGAVVGGMTSIPGAVFGAYFIGIVENLFGRYASMEFKSAVAFALIVIVLCVKPSGIFSRHYVKKV; encoded by the coding sequence ATGACGGAGTTTTTGCAAATAATGCTCAATGGGGTCGCCGCGGGCAGCGGCTACGCCCTTATGGGCATTGCCATGGTCATTATATACAAGACCTCGGAGGTGGTGAACTTCGCCCAGGGGGAAATGGCGTTGGCGTCGGTTTTTTTCACCTATATGATTCTCCGGAATTACGGAGTTCCCTTTGTTTACGCCATGCCTTTGGCCGCCTTGTTCGCCGTGTTTGTGGGCTGTGTGCTGGAGTTTGCGGTTTTAAGGAGAGCCAGGCGGCAAACCACCTTGGGCATGATCATCGTAACCATAGGGCTGGAAATGATACTCATGGGCCTGGTTTCCTGGAAATTCGGCGCCGATCACAAAGTGATGCCCTTTCCCATTACGGAGTTCGAGTCCATTTGGCTGGGGGGCTTTTATGTCACCACGTTGGAGGCCGTCACCTTTTCCGTTGTCTGGGCTGTCATGCTGGGATTGTTTGTGTTTTACCGCTACACGCGCTTAGGCTTGATCATGAAGGCGACCCAGCAAAACAGGTCCGCGGCCAAACTCATGGGAGTGAGGACCAACCGGGTGCTCATGTTCACCTGGGGCTTGTCTTCCCTGGTCGGCTGCATCGCGGGCCTGCTTCTCGCCCCCCGGTCCATGGAGCCGTTCATGATGTGGGACCCCATGCTGAAAGGCTTCGCCGGCGCTGTTGTGGGGGGGATGACCTCCATACCCGGAGCGGTGTTCGGCGCCTATTTTATAGGCATTGTAGAAAACCTGTTCGGCCGTTACGCATCTATGGAATTTAAGTCTGCAGTGGCTTTTGCTTTAATAGTAATTGTATTGTGTGTTAAACCAAGCGGGATTTTTTCTCGCCATTATGTTAAAAAGGTATAG
- a CDS encoding ABC transporter substrate-binding protein, translating into MRTNILLASFALFSLIACMGFPAFAEEGVTDTEIHIGQWGPQTGPAAAWGSVARGTGVLFEMINEKGGIHGRKIIYHTFNDAYNPAQTLAGVKQLQESVGIFAWVGGVGTAPGMAVKDYLMERKTPWISPASGSMHWIDPPQKYLFATYPLYKMEAKALCRYSVEILGKTRVAIAYQNDDYGANGLKGAKEELAKHGLTLVAEVPVDTAEGDLRPQAAKLKQADADTVLLWVAPKHAIALLGAAKAMKYDPQWMSTSTCSDYPYLYDISKGLWEGVITTFFGDGPDSFGPLMREYKAAYDKFAAPGERWGTFFTSGFGFAEPLVEALHRCGRDLTRERLVEELEKLQYFRGVMGRISFAPFDPNDPMCRQGQTEVFIAKCVEDGDMVQLTDWLKID; encoded by the coding sequence ATGAGAACAAATATTCTCTTGGCATCTTTTGCTTTATTCTCTTTGATTGCATGCATGGGCTTTCCCGCCTTTGCTGAAGAGGGCGTGACCGATACGGAGATTCATATCGGCCAGTGGGGGCCCCAGACAGGCCCCGCCGCAGCCTGGGGTTCGGTGGCCAGGGGCACGGGCGTACTGTTTGAAATGATTAATGAAAAAGGCGGCATCCACGGCCGGAAGATCATCTACCACACCTTCAACGACGCCTACAACCCGGCTCAAACCCTGGCGGGCGTCAAGCAACTGCAGGAAAGCGTAGGGATTTTCGCCTGGGTGGGGGGCGTGGGCACGGCCCCTGGAATGGCCGTGAAAGACTACCTCATGGAGCGCAAGACGCCCTGGATCAGCCCGGCTTCCGGCTCCATGCACTGGATAGATCCTCCGCAAAAATATCTTTTTGCAACCTATCCCCTGTATAAAATGGAAGCCAAGGCTTTATGCCGCTACTCGGTGGAAATTCTGGGTAAAACCCGGGTCGCCATTGCCTACCAAAATGACGATTACGGCGCCAACGGCCTCAAGGGCGCCAAGGAAGAGCTTGCAAAACACGGCCTGACCTTAGTCGCCGAAGTTCCTGTGGACACGGCGGAGGGCGATCTGAGGCCCCAAGCCGCAAAACTCAAGCAGGCGGATGCAGACACCGTCCTCTTGTGGGTGGCGCCCAAGCACGCCATTGCATTATTGGGGGCGGCTAAAGCCATGAAGTACGATCCCCAGTGGATGAGCACCAGCACCTGTTCGGACTATCCTTACCTCTACGATATAAGCAAAGGCCTGTGGGAAGGCGTCATCACCACCTTTTTCGGGGACGGGCCCGACTCCTTCGGCCCTCTCATGCGGGAATATAAAGCCGCCTACGACAAATTTGCCGCTCCCGGCGAAAGATGGGGCACTTTTTTTACCTCCGGCTTCGGCTTTGCGGAACCCCTGGTGGAAGCCCTGCACCGGTGCGGACGTGACCTCACCCGCGAACGCCTGGTGGAGGAGTTGGAAAAGCTGCAATACTTCCGGGGCGTCATGGGCAGAATCAGCTTTGCGCCCTTTGACCCCAATGACCCCATGTGCCGTCAGGGGCAGACCGAAGTGTTTATCGCTAAGTGCGTGGAAGACGGCGACATGGTCCAGTTGACCGATTGGCTGAAAATCGACTGA
- a CDS encoding ABC transporter ATP-binding protein, with the protein MAFFMVEKLSMWFGGLAALDDVGFEIPPGSIFSLIGPNGAGKTTLFNCINGIYKPASGSIRLNGRELTGKKPHAIAQMGVARTFQNIELFSQMTLMENLMLGRHLFMKTGLFRGGFMWGRKSFAGREEVLHRKKAAELIELLELQPYRGRPVGGLPYGIQKRVELGRALAMEPKLILLDEPCAGMNAEERRDMILRIKTVKEALGAAVFLIEHDMAIVMDISDQVLVMNFGKPVAQGTPGQVQAHPEVAAAYLGEDDPDDCLA; encoded by the coding sequence ATGGCGTTTTTCATGGTGGAAAAACTTTCCATGTGGTTTGGGGGGCTGGCGGCTCTGGATGATGTTGGATTTGAAATCCCCCCAGGCTCGATTTTTTCCCTCATAGGCCCCAACGGGGCCGGTAAGACCACGCTTTTTAACTGCATCAACGGAATCTACAAGCCCGCAAGCGGCTCCATCCGTTTGAACGGCCGGGAACTGACCGGCAAAAAACCCCACGCCATCGCCCAAATGGGCGTCGCACGAACTTTCCAGAATATTGAACTCTTCTCGCAAATGACGCTCATGGAAAATCTCATGCTGGGCAGGCACCTGTTTATGAAAACCGGTCTGTTCAGGGGGGGCTTCATGTGGGGAAGAAAATCCTTTGCAGGGAGGGAGGAGGTTCTCCATAGAAAAAAGGCGGCAGAGCTCATCGAATTGCTGGAGCTTCAGCCGTACAGGGGGCGGCCCGTGGGGGGCCTGCCGTACGGAATTCAAAAAAGGGTGGAGCTTGGCAGGGCCCTGGCCATGGAGCCCAAACTGATTTTGCTGGACGAGCCGTGCGCCGGAATGAACGCCGAAGAAAGGCGCGACATGATCTTGCGCATTAAAACCGTGAAAGAGGCCTTGGGGGCCGCCGTTTTTTTGATCGAGCACGACATGGCGATTGTCATGGACATATCCGATCAGGTTCTCGTCATGAACTTCGGCAAGCCGGTCGCCCAGGGGACTCCCGGTCAGGTGCAGGCTCACCCTGAGGTGGCGGCCGCTTATTTGGGGGAGGACGACCCGGATGATTGCCTCGCTTGA